A genomic region of Anas acuta chromosome 1, bAnaAcu1.1, whole genome shotgun sequence contains the following coding sequences:
- the ARHGDIB gene encoding rho GDP-dissociation inhibitor 2 → MTEKTQEPHVEEDDDELDGKLNYKPPPQKTLQELQELDKDDESLAKYKKSLLGDGPVVADPTAPNVVVTRLTLVCDSAPGPITMDLTGDLEALKKETFVLKEGVEYRVKIHFKVNRDIVSGLKYVQHTYRTGVKVDKATFMVGSYGPRPEEYEFLTPIEEAPKGMLARGTYHNKSFFTDDDKHDHLTWEWNLSIKKEWTE, encoded by the exons ATGACTGAGAAGACCCAAGAGCCTCATGTGGAGGAAGATGATGATGAGCTGGATGGGAAACTGAACTACAAACCTCCTCCCCAGAAAacactgcaggagctgcaagAGTTGGACAAAGATGATGAGAGCCTTGCTAAATACAAGAAGTCCCTGCTGGGAGATGGACCCGTGGTGGCAG ATCCAACAGCTCCCAACGTGGTGGTCACCCGGCTCACCCTGGTGTGTGACTCTGCCCCAGGACCGATCACCATGGACCTTACAG GTGACCTTGAAGCACTCAAGAAAGAGACCTTTGTATTAAAGGAAGGAGTTGAATACAGAGTTAAGATCCACTTCAAA GTAAACAGGGACATTGTGTCGGGACTGAAATACGTGCAGCATACCTACCGGACAGGAGTGAAAG TGGACAAAGCCACGTTCATGGTTGGCAGCTATGGGCCACGGCCAGAGGAATACGAGTTCTTGACGCCTATTGAAGAGGCTCCTAAGGGAATGCTGGCTCGAGGTACCTATCACAACAAGTCCTTCTTCACGGATGATGACAAGCATGACCATCTCACCTGGGAGTGGAACCTGTCCATCAAGAAGGAATGGACAGAATGA